The proteins below are encoded in one region of Enhydrobacter sp.:
- a CDS encoding peptidoglycan DD-metalloendopeptidase family protein — MAALRLFRPALFVVASIGATVGATMVMHYRPASDAVADVRPTPEPAIVLPDPQPAPPLTAADFQGFRLKPADPQTDDEPSAADRYELTLRLERGDTVEKVLADINVSPADRRQIDAEFRAALKKRRLPIGQSIELQLQTLPDQPDAPRVLTLSVRPQPQREYIVRRRDDGSYEALEKIYKLSPRIVRIEAVRKGSLQQSGTRAGAPTTAILEFIRALSYDVDFQRELKEGQHFALLLEQQVTSDGHIADPGRLLAGELRLANRTVTIMRFRPHGGADGFYDPKGESVVRSFLRTPMDASHVTSGFGVRMHPILGFSAMHTGVDFAAPVGTPIFAAGAGKVVMAGPNGGYGIFVKLQHTNQIGTGYGHMSRLGPGIRPGVMVRQGQVIGFVGSTGLSTGPHLHYEFYRNGHAVNPLTQKFAMRAALGGKDLARFRALSRQYLSELKHAPLVAEAPPAGARKTNAALLAHDE; from the coding sequence TTGGCGGCCCTCAGGCTGTTCCGGCCCGCCCTGTTCGTCGTTGCCTCGATCGGGGCGACCGTCGGGGCGACGATGGTCATGCACTATCGCCCCGCGTCGGATGCAGTCGCAGACGTTCGCCCCACGCCGGAGCCGGCCATCGTATTGCCCGATCCCCAACCGGCTCCGCCGCTCACCGCTGCCGACTTCCAGGGATTTCGGCTCAAGCCCGCCGATCCACAGACCGACGACGAGCCGTCGGCTGCCGATCGCTACGAGCTCACCCTTCGCCTCGAGCGCGGCGACACGGTCGAGAAGGTGCTGGCCGACATCAACGTGTCGCCGGCCGATCGCCGGCAGATCGACGCCGAGTTCAGGGCGGCCCTGAAGAAGAGGCGGTTGCCGATCGGCCAGTCGATCGAGCTGCAGTTGCAGACCTTGCCCGATCAACCCGATGCGCCGCGTGTCCTGACGCTTTCCGTCCGCCCGCAACCCCAACGCGAGTACATCGTCAGACGGCGCGACGATGGCAGCTACGAAGCGCTGGAGAAAATCTACAAGCTGAGCCCGCGCATCGTCCGGATCGAGGCCGTGCGCAAGGGCTCGCTGCAGCAAAGCGGCACGAGGGCGGGCGCACCGACGACAGCGATCCTCGAATTCATCCGCGCTCTTTCCTACGACGTCGACTTCCAGCGCGAGCTCAAGGAGGGTCAGCATTTCGCGCTCCTGCTCGAGCAGCAGGTGACCAGCGACGGCCATATCGCCGATCCCGGGCGCCTGCTGGCGGGCGAGCTGAGACTTGCGAACCGGACCGTCACGATCATGCGCTTCCGTCCGCATGGCGGGGCCGATGGCTTCTACGATCCCAAGGGTGAAAGCGTCGTCCGCTCCTTTCTGCGCACCCCCATGGACGCCTCTCACGTCACCTCGGGCTTCGGCGTGCGCATGCATCCGATCCTGGGCTTCAGCGCCATGCATACGGGCGTCGACTTCGCCGCTCCGGTCGGCACGCCGATCTTTGCCGCCGGTGCAGGCAAGGTGGTGATGGCAGGGCCCAATGGCGGGTACGGAATCTTCGTCAAGCTGCAGCACACGAACCAGATCGGCACCGGCTACGGCCACATGTCGCGCCTCGGGCCCGGCATCAGGCCCGGCGTGATGGTCCGCCAAGGCCAGGTGATCGGCTTTGTCGGCTCAACCGGCCTTTCGACCGGCCCGCACCTGCACTACGAGTTCTATCGCAACGGGCATGCCGTGAATCCGCTCACCCAGAAATTCGCCATGCGCGCCGCTCTCGGCGGCAAGGATCTGGCCCGCTTCCGCGCGCTGTCGCGACAGTATCTCAGCGAGCTGAAGCACGCCCCTCTGGTCGCCGAAGCACCGCCGGCCGGAGCCAGGAAGACCAACGCCGCGCTGCTGGCGCACGACGAGTAG
- the ltrA gene encoding group II intron reverse transcriptase/maturase — MEKIVSRENMMAAYHRVMTNKGAAGIDRMTVEQLAPHLKEHWPRVREELLDDRYRPKPVRGVELPKPGGGMRQLGIPTVLDRLIQQAMHQVLMPLFDPGFSASSYGFRPGRSAHDAVLAARAHMADGRRFVVDLDLEKFFDRVNHDVLMARVARRVEDKRVLRLIRRYLQAGLMTGGLTTVRTEGTPQGGPLSPLLSNILLDDLDKELERRGHAFCRYADDCNIYVRTKAAGERVMASITRFLAERLRLKVNSAKSAVDRPWVRTFLGYTVTSHKQPRLRVAAKSVGRLRNKLRMTLRQGRGRTLARTVEDLAPILRGWMQYFRLAQAKGAFEDLDGWLRRKLRGLLWRQWKRPRTRAKRLMQRGIDQARAWQSATNGRGPWWNAGASHMNNAYRAAFFATLGLPSLQQLHHRLTRA, encoded by the coding sequence ATGGAGAAGATCGTCAGCCGAGAGAACATGATGGCGGCCTACCATCGGGTGATGACGAACAAGGGCGCCGCAGGCATCGATCGGATGACTGTGGAGCAGTTGGCGCCGCACCTGAAGGAGCACTGGCCGCGCGTCAGAGAGGAACTGTTGGACGATCGATACAGGCCCAAGCCGGTGCGTGGGGTCGAACTCCCCAAGCCCGGCGGCGGGATGCGCCAACTGGGCATCCCGACGGTCCTGGATCGGCTGATCCAGCAGGCGATGCATCAGGTGCTGATGCCGCTGTTCGATCCGGGCTTCTCAGCGTCCTCGTACGGCTTCCGTCCGGGGCGCAGCGCGCACGACGCGGTGCTTGCCGCGCGGGCGCACATGGCCGATGGCCGACGCTTTGTGGTCGACCTCGACCTGGAGAAGTTCTTCGACCGGGTGAACCACGACGTGCTGATGGCACGGGTGGCACGCCGGGTCGAGGACAAGCGGGTATTGCGGCTGATCCGCCGCTACTTGCAGGCTGGGTTGATGACGGGCGGGTTGACGACGGTACGGACCGAAGGCACGCCGCAAGGTGGGCCTTTATCCCCGTTGCTGTCGAACATCCTGCTCGACGATCTCGACAAGGAACTCGAGCGACGGGGCCATGCCTTCTGCCGCTACGCCGACGACTGCAACATCTACGTGCGGACGAAGGCAGCCGGCGAGCGGGTGATGGCGTCGATCACACGGTTCCTTGCCGAACGACTGCGGCTGAAGGTCAACAGCGCCAAGAGCGCGGTTGACCGTCCTTGGGTACGAACGTTCCTGGGATACACCGTGACGTCCCACAAGCAGCCGCGCCTTCGGGTGGCGGCCAAGAGTGTGGGCCGGCTGCGGAACAAGCTCAGGATGACGCTACGCCAAGGACGCGGACGAACCCTGGCCCGGACCGTCGAGGACCTCGCTCCAATCCTGCGTGGCTGGATGCAATACTTCCGGCTGGCGCAGGCAAAGGGGGCCTTCGAGGACCTCGATGGCTGGCTGCGGCGCAAGCTGCGCGGCCTGCTGTGGCGGCAGTGGAAGCGTCCGCGTACACGCGCCAAGCGACTGATGCAGCGCGGCATCGATCAGGCTCGGGCGTGGCAGTCCGCCACCAACGGACGCGGCCCCTGGTGGAATGCCGGGGCCAGCCACATGAACAACGCCTATCGTGCCGCCTTCTTCGCCACCCTCGGCCTGCCGTCGCTCCAGCAACTGCATCATCGCCTCACCCGCGCTTGA